A portion of the Candida dubliniensis CD36 chromosome R, complete sequence genome contains these proteins:
- a CDS encoding subunit of the transport protein particle (TRAPP) complex, putative (Similar to S. cerevisiae TRS120) has translation MWDKYNFITPAKVRVLLVPINDCTSSNFQRYLHLIQTNVGEVRLLDIKENNKLHYFNPVTFPQGRIFPEFITSSIDNELIFLHDFEPFRKTFIVLGVGPYGEDPSTALSELKKKYNSAIVHNVILFDTPEDKLKQQANEVFFHNGTTSHLTALETIFCGISGNFLEKLDAYASAYTNITLRSPVSITDSHVLTKTINQAQKRLSSGSTSFKVSFNSSTTTTTSTTTTTTGSTLEKSKTHLKHLGRQRKLMGNLYLLAGKYHDAFQNFIESLTSLKKSDDFLWLASTLEGVAVSIVLMQFIGTTYQLPNQTMNPVLQVSKIRGGVDTTTVRKTSVDSNITSPRNSINSSNGFSFNALTSTMPDFNNLPVQELLKIITSRVVYYFSMSTNDIENMVPDIVYVESILRRIKLLIGLHFSSSMEDIVKGTVKPTSKVSFSKIEIIDEMDRIFQLQITDLNIVDQCRIYSALATMYADLGLKRKNAFILRLLLAAISPHLSSGELPAQSIRDVLENMFVLYDICDEPESFSEAARFHGQSNWTSLQIQLLRLSLKIAENLRDQELLLKLCTLLLTRYTHCLPPDDQIKLKNKVDSAMKSNGGLSTPYWDPFLIRKVKFVNSKPRGNLIPMQEASKSDDSSQPFFDPYSKKELNKTFLPTLVKDDISQLKVTLQNPFAFEVEIHEITIISEGAQIETIKSLIRPLESTTKPPSIIPNGNILYNKLRGHHGKKSSSATSVVHQGVSHTTSTHSASTFVLAPRSMESVMLSFKAVSTGQVNITGFEVSIGNCQTQFFHIIDKEKFDHTIKLQKVDHKPKQTTSVLDKVVSNLQSQFISGRVTTSSLSLSIIPPQPSLTLLEISASNGCLMLLEGEKHNVTVTLANHSAQSINYLTFSFWDSNIEFLNKKLTNPNLTAAEVHELEWKLLVFKPFRILNKDVIGETINPGGVVELECELTSRKLMNDSKIILEYAYKSDTDQSFMKTLSIPLNVSVMPSVDVVGCEMLPAISISDNIPHNIGQALKCVKNADDYCLLVLDLRNSWGERLECNLKYNEFELSEPIQAGKTQRFIVPIQRIEIDITKSIPSLRNKQFIKNYNISDEEEKQMKKLFWLRHSILENLLGSWELGRRHGIIDLRPIRLTTKMANILSYENIQVHNTVLTDDGSQVDSIGKSYSLSTDQFYVLKTTIFNKSKKPINGIVRQLPFPIHNTPNVSNSRPQLSIDKKMLVNGILQRKFPEIAAGDQLALETSFVIIQNGEFEWGTVVDLFNEKIICREQLYITAN, from the coding sequence ATGTGGgacaaatataattttatCACTCCAGCAAAAGTTCGAGTGTTGTTGGTTCCGATAAATGACTGCACTTCGTCGAATTTCCAGCGATATTTACATTTAATCCAAACAAATGTTGGGGAGGTACGATTACTAGAtatcaaagaaaacaacaagttGCACTATTTCAACCCTGTAACTTTCCCACAAGGTAGAATTTTTCCCGAGTTTATTACTAGCTCCATTGATAATGAGTTAATATTTCTTCATGATTTCGAGCCATTCAGAAAGACTTTCATAGTACTTGGAGTAGGACCATACGGGGAAGACCCATCCACAGCATTGtctgaattgaaaaagaaatataacAGTGCCATTGTTCATAACGTTATATTATTTGACACACCAGAAgacaaattgaaacaacaagCGAATGAGGTGTTTTTCCACAATGGTACCACTAGTCATTTGACAGCTCTAGAAACAATATTTTGCGGTATAAGTGGAAATTTCTTAGAAAAGCTAGATGCATACGCTTCAGCATATACCAACATCACATTGAGATCTCCTGTTTCGATTACTGACAGCCATGTATTAACAAAGACTATCAATCAAGCACAAAAAAGATTAAGTTCAGGGTCCACTTCATTTAAAGTTTCCTTTAATAGCTcaacgacaacaacaacatcaacaaccacTACAACAACTGGCAGTACTTTGGAAAAATCTAAAACTCATTTGAAGCATCTAGGTAGACAACGAAAGTTAATGGGAAACTTATATCTTTTAGCGGGCAAGTACCATGATgcatttcaaaattttataGAAAGCTTGACGAGTCTAAAAAAATCCGACGACTTTCTATGGCTAGCAAGCACACTTGAGGGAGTTGCAGTCAGTATAGTGTTAATGCAATTTATTGGCACAACTTATCAACTACCCAATCAAACTATGAACCCGGTGCTACAGGTGTCAAAGATTCGAGGCGGTGTAGACACTACAACGGTTCGGAAAACTTCTGTCGATTCCAATATCACATCTCCCAGAAACTCAATAAACAGCTCCAATGGGTTCAGTTTCAATGCTTTAACTTCTACAATGCCCGACTTTAACAATTTACCAGTGCAAGAACTTTTAAAGATTATCACTTCACGGGTTGTGTACTACTTTAGCATGAGTACAAACGATATTGAAAACATGGTTCCTGACATTGTTTATGTGGAAAGCATTCTTAGAAGAATTAAGTTATTGATTGGCCTCCATTTTTCTAGTAGTATGGAAGACATAGTCAAGGGAACGGTTAAACCTACTTCGAAAGTATCATTCctgaaaattgaaattatcgACGAAATGGACagaatatttcaattgcAAATAACTGATTTGAATATTGTGGATCAATGCAGAATATATTCTGCATTGGCAACAATGTATGCTGATTTAGGATTAAAGAGGAAGAATGCATTTATATTAAGACTTTTATTGGCTGCAATTCTGCCTCATTTAAGTTCTGGAGAGCTTCCAGCACAGTCAATTAGGGATGTCCTTGAAAATATGTTTGTGTTATATGATATCTGCGACGAGCCTGAATCATTTTCTGAAGCGGCAAGATTCCATGGACAGAGTAACTGGACATCCTTGCAAATACAGCTTTTGAGGTTATCCTTGAAAATTGCAGAAAACTTGAGGGACCAAgagttgttgttaaaaTTGTGcacattattattgactAGATACACGCATTGTTTACCACCTGATGatcaaataaaactaaagaaCAAAGTGGATCTGGCTATGAAATCAAATGGTGGTCTAAGTACTCCGTATTGGGATCCTTTCCTAATTCGCAAAGTCAAATTTGTAAATTCAAAGCCTCGTGGCAATTTAATTCCTATGCAAGAGGCGTCAAAGTCTGATGATTCACTGCAACCATTTTTCGATCCATACTCAAAGAaggaattaaataaaacatTTTTGCCAACATTGGTGAAAGATGATATTTCTCAATTGAAAGTGACTTTGCAGAATCCCTTTGCATTTGAAGTTGAAATTCATGAGATAACCATTATAAGCGAAGGCGCACAAATAGAAACTATTAAAAGTTTAATTCGACCTTTGGAATCAACAACTAAACCCCCATCCATTATTCCGAATGGAAACATACTTTATAACAAATTACGTGGTCACCATGGAAAGAAATCCTCTTCAGCAACCCTGGTGGTACATCAAGGCGTATCGCATACAACATCAACACATTCTGCTAGTACTTTTGTTCTTGCTCCAAGGTCAATGGAGAGTGTTATGCTTTCTTTCAAGGCAGTTTCGACTGGACAGGTTAATATTACTGGGTTTGAAGTGTCCATTGGAAATTGCCAGACACAATTTTTCCATATAATAGACAAAGAGAAGTTTGATCATACAATAAAATTGCAAAAAGTGGATCACAAGCCAAAACAGACAACATCAGTGCTAGACAAAGTTGTAAGTAACCTTCAATCTCAGTTTATTTCGGGTAGGGTGACGACAAGTCTGTTGAGTTTATCCATTATCCCACCACAACCTTCATTGACTTTATTGGAAATACTGGCTTCGAATGGCTGCTTGATGTTGCTTGAAGGAGAAAAACATAACGTAACAGTTACATTAGCTAACCATTCTGCTCAATCCATTAACTACTTGACTTTTTCGTTCTGGGACTCAAATATCGAATTTCTCAACAAGAAGCTCACAAATCCAAATCTAACTGCAGCAGAGGTGCACGAATTGGAATGGAAGTTACTCGTATTCAAACCGTTTAGAATCTTGAATAAAGATGTTATAGGGGAAACAATAAACCCCGGTGGGGTAGTTGAACTCGAATGTGAGCTTACAAGCAGGAAGTTGATGAATGATCTGAAGATAATATTGGAATACGCCTATAAATCTGATACCGACCAAAGCTTCATGAAAACTTTGAGTATTCCATTGAATGTGTCAGTAATGCCATCAGTCGACGTTGTTGGTTGTGAAATGTTGCCTGCCATAAGCATCCTGGATAATATACCGCATAATATTGGACAAGCATTAAAGTGTGTTAAGAATGCTGATGATTACTGTTTACTTGTGCTTGACTTGCGAAATTCATGGGGGGAGAGATTGGAATGTAACTTGAAATATAACGAGTTTGAATTGTCTGAACCGATTCAAGCAGGGAAAACACAGAGGTTTATTGTTCCTATTCAGAGAATCGAGATAGATATCACTAAATCCATACCTTCTTTGCGtaacaaacaatttatcaaaaactATAACATATCGGACGAAGAGGAAAagcaaatgaaaaaattgttttggCTCAGGCATTCAATTTTAGAAAACTTACTAGGGTCTTGGGAATTGGGTAGACGACATGGGATAATTGATTTACGTCCAATTCGATTGACCACCAAAATGGCAAATATCTTGTCTTATGAAAACATCCAGGTTCATAACACTGTGCTAACAGATGATGGTTCGCAAGTGGATTCAATTGGGAAATCTTACAGTTTATCAACTGATCAATTTTATGTGTTAAAAACGACAATATTTAACAAGTCCAAAAAGCCAATTAATGGAATTGTGCGTCAATTACCATTCCCAATACACAATACTCCTAATGTGAGTAATCTGCGTCCTCAACTTTccattgataaaaaaatgCTAGTGAACGGTATTTTACAAAGAAAATTCCCTGAAATTGCCGCTGGAGATCAACTAGCACTAGAAACTAGCTTTGTCATTATTCAGAACGGGGAGTTTGAATGGGGTACAGTGGTAGACTTGTTTAATGAGAAGATCATTTGTAGAGAACAACTTTATATTACAgcaaattga
- a CDS encoding multicatalytic endopeptidase complex subunit, putative (Similar to S. cerevisiae PUP1), whose translation MPGLSFDNYQRNAFLTSKGFATPKATSTGTTIVGCKFKNGVVIAADTRATSGPIVADKNCEKLHRLAPKIWCAGAGTAADTEMVTQLIASNLELHALSQNRQPRVIAALTMLKQHLFKYQGHLGAYLIVAGVDPTGAHLMSVQAHGSTDIGKYQSLGSGSLNAMAVLETNFKDDMTRDEAIKLCSDAILAGVWNDLGSGSNVDVCVMEVGKDAELYRNYITPNVRIKKCKDYKFPRGTTAVLRQSIRDICDVEETVVNFNDNGDNMEVDAQA comes from the coding sequence ATGCCTGGATTAAGTTTTGACAATTATCAAAGAAACGCATTTTTAACCTCCAAAGGTTTTGCCACACCCAAAGCAACATCCACTGGTACCACTATTGTTGGATGTAAATTCAAGAATGGAGTGGTGATAGCAGCAGATACCAGGGCAACTTCAGGTCCAATAGTAGCAGATAAGAATTGTGAGAAATTACATAGATTGGCTCCAAAGATTTGGTGTGCAGGTGCCGGTACTGCAGCAGATACTGAGATGGTTACCCAATTGATTGCCTCTAATTTGGAACTACATGCATTATCGCAAAACAGACAGCCAAGAGTTATTGCAGCGCTTACTATGTTGAAACAACACTTGTTCAAATACCAAGGTCATTTGGGAGCATATTTGATTGTTGCCGGTGTTGATCCAACTGGAGCCCATTTAATGTCAGTCCAAGCACATGGGTCTACTGATATTGGTAAATACCAAAGTTTGGGTTCGGGTTCATTAAATGCCATGGCTGTTTTGgaaacaaatttcaaaGATGATATGACTAGAGATGAGGCCATAAAATTGTGTTCAGATGCCATTTTGGCAGGTGTTTGGAACGATTTGGGATCTGGTTCCAATGTCGATGTGTGTGTCATGGAAGTTGGCAAGGATGCAGAATTGTACAGAAACTATATTACACCAAATGTTAGAATCAAGAAATGCAAGGATTATAAATTTCCAAGAGGTACCACTGCTGTGTTGAGACAAAGTATTCGTGATATTTGCGATGTTGAAGAGACTGTAGTGAACTTCAATGATAATGGTGACAATATGGAAGTAGATGCTCAGGCTTAA
- a CDS encoding tyrosine-protein phosphatase, putative (Similar to S. cerevisiae PTP3), translating into MSFTFPNNTSNTEFKSHHSQHHHHHHQQQQQKQQHDQQSKTPPSSNFAKSASSTNNENATTGTANKPTTSSIKRQQLKHKTYNDSISSLTSNTSDLTICESSLLSTSFGSKPFHKPASLSTDTLVEEKHVSSLQPHPPQSSSQGKHAYNQSLDSHRSLLSLDENEEVEGDEKKSDKAILEQSEPMSAIPKTSLPLNTEHKSFAFSTNTTTPVPSPAPPAVTVAPASPVATSSIPRPKLATIQSLPHLKKQVTSPSLSFDLSLKNIKQEQQKKLNFIPSQNFKFQIEKLSDRIKYLPSIEMSNRVVKSKNLVVDIRPFVEYSKSHIKDSINICLPSTLLKRTNFSLIRSINSLPDLEKIRFTDFLNDVDEASESSRGDLIVYDSVPNSSNVFHICNKIINCPLFMSSPNRKLLLMESDFNQFYALFPELFASGVEDRASVSGAATDNSNLGTSVNNFLAPIIVPGNDPNNVHGKLRSNSLAEISPYHKSTPLSSSSMMSFDKLSAATPILSSNFTLPSKTKTFKLRHNEELLNNDHLFSSPGTATTSHSNVNPFELNSAQLFKLKNIPSDHSRIPLWMRSTILDSNDTPMTNKINQDFHQLEKLEQKRLLSAFSLDSANSQHHHQQRQPSQNHERNKSSGRYQGDDDKENISPTNQNVNEDEIIPKISCGIEFGHKNRYKDIFLYDHSRVELGHVNKTNENAKVLEFENYINASLIEPPEKYNNNNHIENRYIATQGPLDETMGDLWKLVIQSKIPLIISLTDSIENGIMKCAPFWQSGIYKSYKDTIKVSLIEENRLDESLILRKFNVRCKSSSTSSANPCEYDSESQFDSCDAMEVCQIQLLSWPDMGTLTNPHDILKIIKLKQSILANVQSTRKKASKCGDDDQLTTLVHCSAGCGRTGTLCVIDTIINYIEQSRRQQQKQQLQKGIYNDFDNDPIFEITNHYRKLRISMVQTLKQYYMIYETLLDYYCNNDDQE; encoded by the coding sequence ATGTCATTTACATTCCCTAATAACACATCTAATACCGAATTCAAACTGCATCATTCTcagcatcatcatcatcatcatcagcagcagcagcagaaacaacaacacgatcaacaatcaaaaacCCCACCCTCATCGAATTTCGCCAAATCTGCATCCTCAACCAACAATGAGAATGCAACTACAGGAACCGCCAACAAACCAACCACATCATCTATTAAAAGGCAACAGTTGAAACATAAAACATATAATGATTCAATATCATCCCTCACTTCAAATACATCAGATTTGACGATTTGTGAATCATCTTTACTATCAACATCATTTGGATCTAAACCATTCCATAAACCAGCTAGTTTGTCAACCGATACTTTAGTTGAAGAGAAGCATGTTTCATCTTTACAACCACACCCACCACAATCTTCATCACAAGGAAAGCATGCTTACAATCAATCATTAGATTCACATAGATCATTACTTTCACTAGACGAAAATGAAGAAGTGGAAGGCGacgaaaagaaaagtgATAAAGCTATACTAGAACAAAGTGAACCAATGAGTGCAATACCAAAGACCTCACTTCCATTAAACACTGAACATAAATCGTTCGCCTTCTCAACTAATACCACAACACCAGTACCACTGCCAGCACCACCAGCTGTAACAGTGGCACCTGCACTGCCAGTAGCAACATCATCGATACCACGTCCTAAACTAGCTACAATTCAATCCTTGCCtcatttgaaaaaacaagTAACTTCACCTTCTTTgtcatttgatttatccttgaaaaatatcaagcaagaacaacaaaagaaattaaactTTATACCCCTgcaaaatttcaaatttcaaattgaaaaattgtcCGATAGAATTAAATATCTTCCGTCGATTGAAATGAGTAATCGAGTGGTAAAGTCAAAgaatcttgttgttgatataaGGCCATTTGTTGAATATTCAAAGTCACATATCAAAGATAGTATAAACATTTGTTTACCTTCAACATTGTTGAAACgaaccaatttttcattaatcagatcaattaattcattaccTGATCTAGAAAAAATTAGATTCACCGATTTCTTGAATGATGTAGATGAAGCATCAGAATCAAGTAGGGGggatttaattgtttatgATTCAGTTCCAAATTCATCCAATGTGTTTCATATTTgtaataaaattatcaattgtcCATTATTTATGAGTTCACCAAACAGAAAATTACTTTTAATGGAATCTGactttaatcaattttatgcTTTATTCCCTGAATTATTTGCATCTGGAGTAGAAGATCGTGCTTCTGTCTCAGGTGCAGCTACCGACAATTCTAACCTTGGCACATCagttaataatttcttagCTCCGATAATTGTTCCTGGAAACGATCCTAATAATGTTCATGGCAAATTACGATCCAATTCATTAGCCGAAATTTCTCCGTATCATAAATCAACTCCATTATCATCAAGTTCGATGATgtcatttgataaattatcagCGGCCACGCCAATATTATCGAGCAATTTCACATTACCGtcaaaaactaaaactttCAAACTTCGACACAATGAAGAATTGTTAAATAATGATCACTTGTTTTCCAGTCCAGGGACGGCAACAACCTCGCATAGTAATGTCAATCCGTTTGAACTTAATAGTGCccaattattcaaattgaaaaatataccTAGTGATCATTCAAGAATCCCATTATGGATGAGATCTACTATATTAGATAGCAATGATACCCCTATgacaaataaaattaatcaGGATTTCCATCAACTAGAGAAGTTGGAACAAAAGAGATTATTATCAGCCTTCTCATTAGACAGTGCCAACTCAcagcaccaccaccaacaacgACAACCACTGCAAAATCACGAAAGGAATAAAAGTAGTGGTCGCTATCAAGGTGATGAtgacaaagaaaatatatCTCCAACAAATCAGAATGTGAATGAGGATGAAATAATTCCTAAGATTAGTTGTGGTATTGAGTTTGGTCATAAGAATAGATATAAAGATATCTTTTTGTATGACCATTCTCGAGTTGAATTGGGTCATGTAAATAAGACCAATGAAAATGCAAAGGTGCTTGagtttgaaaattatatcaatgCAAGTTTAATTGAACCACCAGAAaaatataacaataataatcacaTTGAGAATCGGTACATTGCTACTCAAGGTCCATTAGATGAAACCATGGGGGATTTATGGAAATTGGTTATCCAATCTAAAATCCCGCTTATTATCTCGTTAACTGATTCTATTGAAAATGGGATTATGAAATGTGCACCATTTTGGCAAAGTGGGATATATAAATCTTATAAGGATACCATTAAAgtttcattaattgaagaGAATCGATTAGATGAAAGTTTGATTTTACGGAAATTTAATGTTCGTTGTAagtcatcatcaacatcatctgCCAATCCATGTGAATACGATAGTGAATCTCAATTTGATAGTTGTGATGCAATGGAGGTTtgtcaaattcaattgttaTCTTGGCCAGATATGGGGACTTTAACTAATCCCCatgatattttgaaaatcataaaattaaaacaatcgATTTTGGCCAATGTTCAAAGTACCAGGAAGAAAGCTAGCAAATGTGGCGATGATGATCAATTGACAACTTTGGTGCATTGCTCAGCTGGTTGTGGTAGAACAGGGACATTATGTGTCATTGatacaattattaattatattgaacAGAGTCGTcggcaacaacaaaagcaacaattacaaaaagGGATATATAAcgattttgataatgatccgatatttgaaattactAATCATTATCGAAAACTAAGAATATCAATGGTTCAAACTTTAAAACAATACTATATGATTTATGAAACCTTATTAGATTACTATTGTAATAACGATGATCAAGAATAA
- a CDS encoding thioredoxin, putative (Similar to S. cerevisiae TRX1), with product MVHVVTEVNEFKTLLKENNLVIVDFFATWCGPCKMIAPLLDKFQSEYTNIKFLKIDVDQLGSLAQEYNVSSMPTLILFKNGEEVNRVIGANPAAIKQALASLA from the coding sequence ATGGTTCACGTTGTCACTGAAGTCAATGAATTCAAAACCCTTTTGAAGGAAAACAATTtagttattgttgattttttcgCCACATGGTGTGGTCCATGTAAAATGATTGCTCcattattagataaattTCAAAGTGAATATactaatattaaatttttaaaaattgatgttgatcAATTGGGTTCATTAGCTCAAGAATATAATGTTAGTTCTATGCCaactttgattttattcaaaaatggTGAAGAAGTTAATCGTGTCATTGGTGCTAATCCAGCTGCTATTAAGCAAGCTTTAGCTTCTCTTGcttaa
- a CDS encoding cytochrome C lysine N-methyltransferase, putative (Similar to S. cerevisiae CTM1), which produces MFQQSLIPSTLHVPGIDNNIDLLNYIRNSGILFHPNITIGNSSLGGIGLFFNPGGGNGGTSIPQGTIVTSNTGYDHSGQRFQSVVDIELLRIPRGSAYTIITLIRLLEELKLRDQLITNAITGLPPIKESELIINFLNCMEPTTETHILITYFLAFKTIQNLRKRLLHKLPYYQESPVVKLDTYLNILSETSTIQYPGPHFHNKYNNNHKDIDDEFINTYCEMSEKIKLEYESLIEQLKILYRDELAFDIEELLSFESYFQIFQAIRSRILEIPRAVHNKTNEINGPLIKKLEVNETGGESLENIVTGGLQELSIHSKEKKHARLEPNENDHIDNTDDYVIDISLVPILDFVNHNHNNNSYFDIDRRTNDIVLKLKSNVQMNMNDKFEVTISYDPEDNIKEFLYTYGFVPQILNNSIGSNANFNENDNIQLFEMKLNNLNRYIPNSELMCKWLRILPQIQFVIKYNNNENVNNNNDESNMRVYINFFSNNLPLLFIPEISYNQNWLDVLLPHFIKYNNIPEEYDTNINGEELVNMFLYQEEHYDYINGIDPIGIKLTQKVGDVSINQEPPVLLPDLSSILEVTNSDFEDLIKRTLEFIVTVYLKQQLKHFEQQDAIRRMVVINDPVNNFDELVDNYQNFKIRVFNQIIKQYKSDPLSLILPESIAKVAWETEYRTLPRELTLEGT; this is translated from the coding sequence ATGTTCCAACAATCATTAATTCCCTCCACACTTCATGTCCCTGGGATTGACAACAATATCGATTTACTCAATTATATCAGAAATAGTGGCATACTATTTCATCCCAATATTACCATAGGCAATAGTCTGTTGGGTGGGATCGGATTGTTTTTCAACCCCGGTGGTGGAAATGGAGGCACATCCATCCCTCAAGGTACAATTGTAACTAGTAACACTGGTTACGACCATAGCGGACAACGTTTTCAATCAGtagttgatattgaattattgcGTATTCCTAGAGGATCAGCATATACTATTATTACATTAATTAGACTATTAGAGGAACTAAAGCTTCGAGATCAATTAATAACCAATGCTATTACTGGTCTTCCGCCAATTAAAGAATcagaattaattattaattttttgaacTGCATGGAACCCACAACTGAGACCCATATTTTAATCACCTATTTTCTTGcatttaaaacaattcaaaatttacGGAAAAGATTGTTGCATAAATTGCCATATTATCAGGAATCGCCAGTCGTTAAATTGGATACctatttgaatattttaaGTGAAACTtcaacaatacaatacCCTGGGCCACATTTCCAcaacaaatacaacaacaaccataAGGATATTGACGATGAGTTCATTAACACCTACTGTGAAATGAGcgaaaaaatcaaacttGAATACGAATCACTAATTGagcaattgaaaattttgtaTCGTGATGAACTAGCTTTTGATATTGAGGAGTTGTTATCGTTTGAAtcatattttcaaatctttcaaGCTATTAGATCAAGAATTCTTGAAATCCCTCGTGCTGTTCATAACAAGactaatgaaattaatggaCCGcttatcaaaaaattggaagTGAATGAAACTGGAGGCGAATCATTGGAAAACATTGTAACTGGCGGGTTGCAAGAACTTTCGATTCATTCTAAAGAGAAAAAACATGCCAGGTTGGAACCCAATGAAAACGACCATATTGATAATACTGATGATTATgtaattgatatttccTTGGTTCCGATTTTGGATTTTGTcaatcataatcataataacaattcttattttgatattgatagaCGAACTAATGATATTgtattaaaattgaaatccaATGTGCAAATGAATATGAACGATAAATTTGAAGTCACCATTAGTTATGATCCTGAAGATAATATCAAGGAATTTTTATACACTTATGGATTTGTTCCTCAAATTCTCAACAATAGTATCGGTTCCAATGCCAATTTTAACGAAAATGATAACATccaattatttgaaatgaaattaaacaatttgaatCGTTACATTCCTAATAGTGAATTAATGTGTAAATGGTTGAGAATCTTACCCCAGATTCAATTTGTTATCaagtataataataatgagaatgtaaacaacaacaatgatgaATCAAATATGAGAGtttatatcaattttttttccaacaatttgccattattgtttattccTGAAATATCTTATAATCAGAATTGGTTGGATGTGTTGTTGCCTcatttcattaaatataaCAATATACCTGAAGAATACGACACTAATATTAATGGAGAGGAATTGGTGAATATGTTTTTATATCAAGAAGAGCATTATGATTATATTAATGGAATTGATCCAATTGGGATTAAATTAACCCAGAAAGTTGGTGATGTTAGTATTAATCAAGAACCACCAGTTTTGTTACCTGATTTATCCAGTATTTTAGAAGTGACTAATTCtgattttgaagatttgataaaaagGACACTTGAGTTTATTGTTACTGTTTATTTGAAgcaacaattgaaacattTTGAGCAACAAGATGCTATAAGAAGAATGGTTGTCATTAATGACCCCGTTAATAACTTTGATGAATTGGTTGATAATTATCAGAACTTTAAAATTAGAGTATTCAACCAAATTATCAAGCAGTACAAACTGGATCCTTTAAGTTTAATTTTACCAGAGAGTATTGCCAAAGTAGCATGGGAGACTGAATATCGAACTCTACCCCGCGAACTAACTTTAGAGGGAACTTGA
- a CDS encoding eukaryotic translation initiation factor, putative (Similar to S. cerevisiae HCR1) codes for MSWDDEDFDIPSNNKKTVSASWEDEEEDDPVLESWDIDPEEEEKKKKEAKLQEAKRKAELKAKEDAEKAKKAAKRKELEQFDQLDERTRKELLKKAELNADLNNAADLFGGLGVANDDDGDDFDINEHPRERITKQQLAAAASKRPALTKDTPLEEHPLFQPTNKQEYEKLRKTVGTSLTRLNEDSSLLYASSLAVDLIRDLSQPLSVENLRKVISTLNVVIKEKERQERQARLKKAGGTATGGAGKKKAKPLARPNVGGFKKDAFDDMDDGQFDDLDDDDFM; via the coding sequence ATGAGTTGGGACGACgaagattttgatattccatcgaataataaaaaaaccGTTAGTGCATCTTGGgaagacgaagaagaagatgatcCAGTTTTGGAATCATGGGATATCGATcctgaagaagaagaaaagaagaaaaaggagGCAAAATTACAAGAGGCTAAAAGAAAAGCTGAACTAAAAGCCAAAGAGGATGCAGAAAAGGCGAAAAAAGCTgccaaaagaaaagaattagaacaatttgatcaattggatGAAAGAACTCGtaaagaattattgaagaaaGCTGAATTAAATGCCGATTTGAATAATGCTGCTGATTTGTTTGGAGGGTTGGGTGTTGCcaacgatgatgatggtgatgattttgatattaatgaGCATCCAAGAGAAAGAATAactaaacaacaattaGCTGCTGCAGCTAGTAAAAGACCAGCATTAACCAAAGATACACCTTTGGAAGAACATCCATTGTTCCAACctacaaacaaacaagaatATGAAAAGTTAAGAAAGACCGTTGGTACCTCATTGACAAGATTGAATGAAGattcttctttattgtATGCATCTAGTTTGGCCGTTGATTTGATAAGAGACTTGTCACAACCATTATCAGTGGAAAACCTTAGGAAAGTTATCAGCACCTTGAATGTGGTGATTAAGGAGAAAGAAAGACAGGAAAGACAAGCAAGATTAAAGAAAGCTGGTGGTACTGCTACTGGTGGGGCCGGTAAAAAGAAAGCTAAACCACTCGCCAGACCAAATGTAGGTGGGTTCAAGAAGGATGCATTTGATGATATGGATGATGGtcaatttgatgatttagatgatgatgattttatgTAA